GGGTTGAGAAGGAGCAGCGGGGGCCGGCCGGCGGGAACCGTGTGTGCAGCAGTGGTGTCTGTACGTACATTCAGCCGCGGCAGCCGTTCGCTCTGCCCTTGACCCTCCGGAGTCCGTCTTGCCGTCGTTCTGCCCGGACTGTGGTTCCTCCGCGCCGCCCGAGGCGCGTTTCTGCATGGGGTGCGGGCGGCTGCGGCAGGCTGCCGGCGCGGCCACGCCGGCCGTCCCGGCGACCCCCACCGCCCCGGATCTCCCGGCGCTGGTCCCGGACGTCACACCGGCCGCCCCGTCCGGCTCGGCCCGGCCCTCGCGCCGGGTGCTGAAGTGGGTGGCGATCGGGCTGGCCGCCTTCCTGGCCGGCGGAGTCGCCACCGCCGCCGCGCTGTACGTCGGGGACCGCGGCGGCAGCGGTCACCGCGCCGACCGGGCCGGCACACCGTCCGGGGCCACCACCCGGGCGCCCGGCCCCGGCCCGTCAGCGGACGCGTCCCCCACGGCCACCACGACCGGGAACCCGACCGGCTCCCCGACCGGGAACCCGACCGGCTCCCCGACCGGGAACCCGACGGGCGCCCCGGTCGGGGAGCCGAGTGGCGGCCCGACCGGTGGCCCGGCCGCCGCCCTGCCCGCCGGCTTCGTCCGGAGGTACGACCCCAACGGCTTCTCGCTCGCCGTGCGGAGCGACTGGCAGCGCTCGCCGAAGGGCACCCAGACCGACTACCGGGCGCCGGTCGGCGAGCAGTACCTGCGCGTCGGCGTCATCGCCGCCGCGCCGCAGTCGTCGTACGAGAACTTCCTCGGCATGGAGCGGGGCGCCAGGAAGCGGGTCGACTACCAGCGGGTGGAGATGCGGAAGAACACCTTCCAGGACCGCCCGGGGGCCCGCTGGGAGTTCACCTACGTCAATGACGCGGGGGACACCGTGCACGCTGTCGACCAGGCGTACGTCGCCGCCGACGGCACCGAGTACAGCATCTATTACGAGTGCCCGGAGGCGCTGTACGCCCCGGCCGCCGACCAGGTCTTCAGCACGGCGCTGGCCACCTGGTCGGTGAGCGCCACGGACGTGGACTGACCGGGTACGGCACGGGCGGCCCGCTCACAGCTCCAGCCGGTGGCAGCAGGCCGTCCGGTTCTCCCCCGGGGGGATCACCGTCTCGGCCGGCCGCATGCCCAGACGCCGGGTCACCGCGATCGACCGCTCGTTGCGGGTGTCCACCACCGCGACGACGTGGCGGACGCCGGCCGCCCGTACGGCCGCGAGTGCCGCCTCCGCCGCGGCGGTGGCGTACCCGCGGCCCCAGTACGCCCGGCCCAGCCGCCAGCCGATCTCGATCTCGCCGGCCGGGCCCCAGTCGCGCGGCCACGGCTGGGCGCCGGTGAAGCCGATGACCGCGCCGTCCGCCGGGTCCAGCAGGGTGTACAGGCAGAAGCCCAGCTCCGCGTGGTGCCGGCGCTGGCGTGCGGTGAGCTCCTCGTAGACCGAGAGTTCGGCGGGGGAGCCGCCGTGGTACTCCATCACCTCGGGGTCGTTGAAGACCCGGTGCCAGTTCAGGGCGTCCTCGTCGGTGGGGACCCGCAGTTCGACGGCGGGCGGCACGGGGGATGCGGGGGGCGCGGTGGCGGGCTTCGCGGTCTTCATGGGACAACCCTTCAGGTTCTGATCACCAAGGCCCCCATAGACTGCACATGCCCGGTGCCGGTCGGCACCCAGATATCCAGATATCGACTTCCGGGAGACCACGCCGTGACCGAGTCCGCGCCTGCGTCCGAGTCCGCATCCGTGTCCGAGCCCGCGTCGGTGACCGGCTCGCGGGCCGGTTCCGGGAGCACCGCCTCCTCGGAGCGCACCGCGGACGTGATCGTCGTCGGTGCCGGGCCGGCCGGCTCGGCCACCGCCTACCACCTCGCCAAGTCCGGCCTGGACGTCCTCCTTCTGGAGAAGACCGCGTTTCCGCGCGAGAAGGTCTGCGGCGACGGCCTGACGCCGCGCGCGACCAAGCAGCTGGTCGCGATGGGCATCGACATCTCCGAGGAAGCCGGCTGGCTGCGCAACAAGGGCCTGCGGATCATCGGCGGCGGCTCCCGGCTCCAGCTGGATTGGCCGGAACTGGCCTCGTTCCCGGACTACGGCCTGGTGCGCAAGCGTGACGACTTCGACGAGCAGCTGGCCCGGCAGGCGCAGAAGGCCGGGGCGCGGCTGTACGAGCGCTGCAACGTGGGCGCGCCCGTCATCGACGAGCTGACCGGCCGGATCACCGGTGTGCACGCCAAGCTCGGCGAGGAGAAGACCCCGGTCACCTTCCACGCCCCGCTCGTCGTCGCCGCGGACGGCAACTCCACCCGGCTGTCGCTGGCGATGGGGCTGCACCGCCGCGAGGACCGGCCCATGGGCGTCGCGGTCCGTACGTACTTCACCTCGCCCCGGCACGACGACGACTACCTGGAGTCCTGGCTGGAGTTGTGGGACCGGCGCGGCGCCCAGGACCGGCTGCTGCCGGGCTACGGCTGGATCTTCGGCATGGGCGACGGCACGAGCAACGTCGGCCTCGGCATCCTCAACTCCAGCTCCGCGTTCCGGGAACTGGACTGGCGCGAGATCCTCAAGGCGTGGTGCGCGTCCATGCCGGAGGACTGGGGCTACACGCCGGAGAACATGACCGGACCGATCCGCGGTGCCGCGCTGCCGATGGCCTTCAACCGCCAGCCGCACTACACCAGGGGCCTGCTGCTGGTGGGTGACGCGGGCGGCCTGGTCAACCCGTTCAACGGTGAGGGCATCGCCTACGCGATGGAGTCCGGCGCGATCGCCGCCGAGGTCATCGTGCAGGCGCACGCCCGCGCCACGTACGCCCAGCGCGAGCTGGCCCTGCAGCGCTACCCGAAGATCCTCAAGGACACCTACGGGGGCTACTACTCGCTGGGCCGCGCCTTCGTGAAGCTGATCGGCAACCCCAAGGTCATGCAGATCGCCACCCAGCGCGGTCTGACCCACCCGCTGCTGATGCGCTTCACCCTCAAGATGCTCGCCAACCTCACCGACCCCACGGGCGGCGACGCGATGGACCGGATCATCAACGGGCTGAGCAAGGTGGCCCCGCGCTCGTGACGCCCCGGCCGGCGCCGGCGGGGGGACCCGCGCC
The sequence above is a segment of the Streptomyces lydicus genome. Coding sequences within it:
- a CDS encoding GNAT family N-acetyltransferase; the protein is MKTAKPATAPPASPVPPAVELRVPTDEDALNWHRVFNDPEVMEYHGGSPAELSVYEELTARQRRHHAELGFCLYTLLDPADGAVIGFTGAQPWPRDWGPAGEIEIGWRLGRAYWGRGYATAAAEAALAAVRAAGVRHVVAVVDTRNERSIAVTRRLGMRPAETVIPPGENRTACCHRLEL
- a CDS encoding geranylgeranyl reductase family protein translates to MSEPASVTGSRAGSGSTASSERTADVIVVGAGPAGSATAYHLAKSGLDVLLLEKTAFPREKVCGDGLTPRATKQLVAMGIDISEEAGWLRNKGLRIIGGGSRLQLDWPELASFPDYGLVRKRDDFDEQLARQAQKAGARLYERCNVGAPVIDELTGRITGVHAKLGEEKTPVTFHAPLVVAADGNSTRLSLAMGLHRREDRPMGVAVRTYFTSPRHDDDYLESWLELWDRRGAQDRLLPGYGWIFGMGDGTSNVGLGILNSSSAFRELDWREILKAWCASMPEDWGYTPENMTGPIRGAALPMAFNRQPHYTRGLLLVGDAGGLVNPFNGEGIAYAMESGAIAAEVIVQAHARATYAQRELALQRYPKILKDTYGGYYSLGRAFVKLIGNPKVMQIATQRGLTHPLLMRFTLKMLANLTDPTGGDAMDRIINGLSKVAPRS